The following are encoded together in the Zingiber officinale cultivar Zhangliang chromosome 8A, Zo_v1.1, whole genome shotgun sequence genome:
- the LOC122008935 gene encoding indole-3-pyruvate monooxygenase YUCCA2-like isoform X4, giving the protein MQDRVVVWGIYMTGLLSGEGGDEEQLRPPPVLQVKVYGSAVESSVKRAWFAGLLIVGAGPAGLATAACLKARGVPALVLERERCAASSWKLRTYERLRLHLPKKYCALPLMPFPKELPEYPTRQQFVDYLDCYVDRFALAPLYGVEVAQAEYDPSLGFWRVRAAAAGFAGGSGGGVEFVSRWLVVATGENAEAVWPETIGVAAFHGKVLHTSCYDKGDEHRGERVLVVGCGNSGMEVALDLCDNDAKLHILPRDIFGISTFGLSMFLLKWLPVKAADALLLSIARLVLGDTGKYGIARPSRGPLELKTATGKTPVLDVGTFAKIKSGQIKGFVQVVPDVNQYTSRGAEFVDGTHREFDSIILATGYKSNVTSWLKVHRGGFLQQERWLS; this is encoded by the exons ATGCAAGATCGAGTCGTGGTTTGGGGCATTTATATGACGGGGTTGCTGAGCGGCGAGGGAGGGGATGAGGAGCAGCTGCGGCCGCCGCCGGTGCTGCAGGTGAAGGTGTATGGCTCGGCCGTGGAGTCGAGTGTGAAGCGGGCGTGGTTCGCGGGTCTGCTGATCGTGGGGGCGGGGCCAGCGGGGCTGGCCACCGCCGCGTGCCTCAAGGCCAGAGGCGTCCCGGCGCTGGTCCTGGAGAGGGAGCGCTGCGCCGCGTCGTCGTGGAAGCTGCGCACCTACGAGCGCCTCCGACTCCACCTACCGAAGAAGTACTGCGCGCTGCCGCTGATGCCCTTCCCGAAGGAGCTTCCCGAGTACCCCACACGGCAGCAGTTCGTCGACTACCTCGACTGCTACGTCGATCGCTTCGCCCTCGCGCCGCTCTACGGCGTCGAGGTCGCGCAAGCGGAGTACGATCCGTCCCTGGGCTTCTGGCGCGTCCGTGCCGCCGCCGCCGGCTTCGCCGGAGGCAGCGGCGGCGGAGTGGAGTTCGTGTCGAGGTGGTTGGTGGTGGCGACGGGCGAGAATGCGGAGGCGGTGTGGCCGGAGACCATCGGAGTGGCGGCGTTCCACGGCAAGGTGCTGCACACCAGCTGCTACGACAAGGGGGACGAGCACCGTGGCGAACGGGTCCTCGTGGTGGGCTGCGGCAACTCCGGCATGGAGGTCGCCTTGGACCTCTGCGACAACGATGCCAAG TTGCACATATTGCCGAGGGACATATTTGGAATCTCCACCTTCGGGCTTTCCATGTTCCTGCTCAAGTGGCTTCCGGTTAAAGCGGCAGACGCCCTCCTCCTTTCGATCGCCAGACTCGTCTTGGGCGACACCGGTAAGTACGGGATCGCGCGGCCATCGCGCGGCCCCCTAGAGCTCAAAACCGCCACCGGCAAGACTCCAGTGCTCGACGTCGGCACCTTCGCCAAGATCAAGAGCGGCCAAATcaag GGTTTTGTGCAGGTGGTCCCTGATGTGAACCAGTACACAAGCAGAGGGGCAGAATTTGTGGATGGTACACACCGGGAATTTGACTCCATCATCTTGGCGACAGGCTACAAGAGCAATGTCACTTCTTGGCTCAAGGTGCATA GAGGAGGATTTCTTCAGCAAGAAAGATGGCTTTCCTAA
- the LOC122008935 gene encoding indole-3-pyruvate monooxygenase YUCCA1-like isoform X2 produces MQDRVVVWGIYMTGLLSGEGGDEEQLRPPPVLQVKVYGSAVESSVKRAWFAGLLIVGAGPAGLATAACLKARGVPALVLERERCAASSWKLRTYERLRLHLPKKYCALPLMPFPKELPEYPTRQQFVDYLDCYVDRFALAPLYGVEVAQAEYDPSLGFWRVRAAAAGFAGGSGGGVEFVSRWLVVATGENAEAVWPETIGVAAFHGKVLHTSCYDKGDEHRGERVLVVGCGNSGMEVALDLCDNDAKLHILPRDIFGISTFGLSMFLLKWLPVKAADALLLSIARLVLGDTGKYGIARPSRGPLELKTATGKTPVLDVGTFAKIKSGQIKVVPDVNQYTSRGAEFVDGTHREFDSIILATGYKSNVTSWLKEEDFFSKKDGFPKTAFPHNWKGKNGLYATGFTRRGLLGASMDAHKIAEDIASQWNTKANPLEL; encoded by the exons ATGCAAGATCGAGTCGTGGTTTGGGGCATTTATATGACGGGGTTGCTGAGCGGCGAGGGAGGGGATGAGGAGCAGCTGCGGCCGCCGCCGGTGCTGCAGGTGAAGGTGTATGGCTCGGCCGTGGAGTCGAGTGTGAAGCGGGCGTGGTTCGCGGGTCTGCTGATCGTGGGGGCGGGGCCAGCGGGGCTGGCCACCGCCGCGTGCCTCAAGGCCAGAGGCGTCCCGGCGCTGGTCCTGGAGAGGGAGCGCTGCGCCGCGTCGTCGTGGAAGCTGCGCACCTACGAGCGCCTCCGACTCCACCTACCGAAGAAGTACTGCGCGCTGCCGCTGATGCCCTTCCCGAAGGAGCTTCCCGAGTACCCCACACGGCAGCAGTTCGTCGACTACCTCGACTGCTACGTCGATCGCTTCGCCCTCGCGCCGCTCTACGGCGTCGAGGTCGCGCAAGCGGAGTACGATCCGTCCCTGGGCTTCTGGCGCGTCCGTGCCGCCGCCGCCGGCTTCGCCGGAGGCAGCGGCGGCGGAGTGGAGTTCGTGTCGAGGTGGTTGGTGGTGGCGACGGGCGAGAATGCGGAGGCGGTGTGGCCGGAGACCATCGGAGTGGCGGCGTTCCACGGCAAGGTGCTGCACACCAGCTGCTACGACAAGGGGGACGAGCACCGTGGCGAACGGGTCCTCGTGGTGGGCTGCGGCAACTCCGGCATGGAGGTCGCCTTGGACCTCTGCGACAACGATGCCAAG TTGCACATATTGCCGAGGGACATATTTGGAATCTCCACCTTCGGGCTTTCCATGTTCCTGCTCAAGTGGCTTCCGGTTAAAGCGGCAGACGCCCTCCTCCTTTCGATCGCCAGACTCGTCTTGGGCGACACCGGTAAGTACGGGATCGCGCGGCCATCGCGCGGCCCCCTAGAGCTCAAAACCGCCACCGGCAAGACTCCAGTGCTCGACGTCGGCACCTTCGCCAAGATCAAGAGCGGCCAAATcaag GTGGTCCCTGATGTGAACCAGTACACAAGCAGAGGGGCAGAATTTGTGGATGGTACACACCGGGAATTTGACTCCATCATCTTGGCGACAGGCTACAAGAGCAATGTCACTTCTTGGCTCAAG GAGGAGGATTTCTTCAGCAAGAAAGATGGCTTTCCTAAGACTGCCTTCCCTCATAATTGGAAAGGAAAGAATGGACTCTATGCTACTGGTTTCACAAGGAGAGGGTTGTTGGGAGCttccatggatgcccacaagataGCAGAGGATATAGCCAGCCAATGGAATACCAAGGCCAATCCCTTGGAGCTGTAA
- the LOC122008935 gene encoding indole-3-pyruvate monooxygenase YUCCA2-like isoform X3: protein MQDRVVVWGIYMTGLLSGEGGDEEQLRPPPVLQVKVYGSAVESSVKRAWFAGLLIVGAGPAGLATAACLKARGVPALVLERERCAASSWKLRTYERLRLHLPKKYCALPLMPFPKELPEYPTRQQFVDYLDCYVDRFALAPLYGVEVAQAEYDPSLGFWRVRAAAAGFAGGSGGGVEFVSRWLVVATGENAEAVWPETIGVAAFHGKVLHTSCYDKGDEHRGERVLVVGCGNSGMEVALDLCDNDAKLHILPRDIFGISTFGLSMFLLKWLPVKAADALLLSIARLVLGDTGKYGIARPSRGPLELKTATGKTPVLDVGTFAKIKSGQIKGFVQVVPDVNQYTSRGAEFVDGTHREFDSIILATGYKSNVTSWLKVHTEKQGAVIVANKKYNSW, encoded by the exons ATGCAAGATCGAGTCGTGGTTTGGGGCATTTATATGACGGGGTTGCTGAGCGGCGAGGGAGGGGATGAGGAGCAGCTGCGGCCGCCGCCGGTGCTGCAGGTGAAGGTGTATGGCTCGGCCGTGGAGTCGAGTGTGAAGCGGGCGTGGTTCGCGGGTCTGCTGATCGTGGGGGCGGGGCCAGCGGGGCTGGCCACCGCCGCGTGCCTCAAGGCCAGAGGCGTCCCGGCGCTGGTCCTGGAGAGGGAGCGCTGCGCCGCGTCGTCGTGGAAGCTGCGCACCTACGAGCGCCTCCGACTCCACCTACCGAAGAAGTACTGCGCGCTGCCGCTGATGCCCTTCCCGAAGGAGCTTCCCGAGTACCCCACACGGCAGCAGTTCGTCGACTACCTCGACTGCTACGTCGATCGCTTCGCCCTCGCGCCGCTCTACGGCGTCGAGGTCGCGCAAGCGGAGTACGATCCGTCCCTGGGCTTCTGGCGCGTCCGTGCCGCCGCCGCCGGCTTCGCCGGAGGCAGCGGCGGCGGAGTGGAGTTCGTGTCGAGGTGGTTGGTGGTGGCGACGGGCGAGAATGCGGAGGCGGTGTGGCCGGAGACCATCGGAGTGGCGGCGTTCCACGGCAAGGTGCTGCACACCAGCTGCTACGACAAGGGGGACGAGCACCGTGGCGAACGGGTCCTCGTGGTGGGCTGCGGCAACTCCGGCATGGAGGTCGCCTTGGACCTCTGCGACAACGATGCCAAG TTGCACATATTGCCGAGGGACATATTTGGAATCTCCACCTTCGGGCTTTCCATGTTCCTGCTCAAGTGGCTTCCGGTTAAAGCGGCAGACGCCCTCCTCCTTTCGATCGCCAGACTCGTCTTGGGCGACACCGGTAAGTACGGGATCGCGCGGCCATCGCGCGGCCCCCTAGAGCTCAAAACCGCCACCGGCAAGACTCCAGTGCTCGACGTCGGCACCTTCGCCAAGATCAAGAGCGGCCAAATcaag GGTTTTGTGCAGGTGGTCCCTGATGTGAACCAGTACACAAGCAGAGGGGCAGAATTTGTGGATGGTACACACCGGGAATTTGACTCCATCATCTTGGCGACAGGCTACAAGAGCAATGTCACTTCTTGGCTCAAGGTGCATA CAGAGAAGCAGGGAGCTGTTATAGTAGCCAACAAGAAATACAACTCCTGGTAA
- the LOC122008935 gene encoding indole-3-pyruvate monooxygenase YUCCA2-like isoform X5 has translation MQDRVVVWGIYMTGLLSGEGGDEEQLRPPPVLQVKVYGSAVESSVKRAWFAGLLIVGAGPAGLATAACLKARGVPALVLERERCAASSWKLRTYERLRLHLPKKYCALPLMPFPKELPEYPTRQQFVDYLDCYVDRFALAPLYGVEVAQAEYDPSLGFWRVRAAAAGFAGGSGGGVEFVSRWLVVATGENAEAVWPETIGVAAFHGKVLHTSCYDKGDEHRGERVLVVGCGNSGMEVALDLCDNDAKLHILPRDIFGISTFGLSMFLLKWLPVKAADALLLSIARLVLGDTGKYGIARPSRGPLELKTATGKTPVLDVGTFAKIKSGQIKGFVQVVPDVNQYTSRGAEFVDGTHREFDSIILATGYKSNVTSWLKVHITELADWIPV, from the exons ATGCAAGATCGAGTCGTGGTTTGGGGCATTTATATGACGGGGTTGCTGAGCGGCGAGGGAGGGGATGAGGAGCAGCTGCGGCCGCCGCCGGTGCTGCAGGTGAAGGTGTATGGCTCGGCCGTGGAGTCGAGTGTGAAGCGGGCGTGGTTCGCGGGTCTGCTGATCGTGGGGGCGGGGCCAGCGGGGCTGGCCACCGCCGCGTGCCTCAAGGCCAGAGGCGTCCCGGCGCTGGTCCTGGAGAGGGAGCGCTGCGCCGCGTCGTCGTGGAAGCTGCGCACCTACGAGCGCCTCCGACTCCACCTACCGAAGAAGTACTGCGCGCTGCCGCTGATGCCCTTCCCGAAGGAGCTTCCCGAGTACCCCACACGGCAGCAGTTCGTCGACTACCTCGACTGCTACGTCGATCGCTTCGCCCTCGCGCCGCTCTACGGCGTCGAGGTCGCGCAAGCGGAGTACGATCCGTCCCTGGGCTTCTGGCGCGTCCGTGCCGCCGCCGCCGGCTTCGCCGGAGGCAGCGGCGGCGGAGTGGAGTTCGTGTCGAGGTGGTTGGTGGTGGCGACGGGCGAGAATGCGGAGGCGGTGTGGCCGGAGACCATCGGAGTGGCGGCGTTCCACGGCAAGGTGCTGCACACCAGCTGCTACGACAAGGGGGACGAGCACCGTGGCGAACGGGTCCTCGTGGTGGGCTGCGGCAACTCCGGCATGGAGGTCGCCTTGGACCTCTGCGACAACGATGCCAAG TTGCACATATTGCCGAGGGACATATTTGGAATCTCCACCTTCGGGCTTTCCATGTTCCTGCTCAAGTGGCTTCCGGTTAAAGCGGCAGACGCCCTCCTCCTTTCGATCGCCAGACTCGTCTTGGGCGACACCGGTAAGTACGGGATCGCGCGGCCATCGCGCGGCCCCCTAGAGCTCAAAACCGCCACCGGCAAGACTCCAGTGCTCGACGTCGGCACCTTCGCCAAGATCAAGAGCGGCCAAATcaag GGTTTTGTGCAGGTGGTCCCTGATGTGAACCAGTACACAAGCAGAGGGGCAGAATTTGTGGATGGTACACACCGGGAATTTGACTCCATCATCTTGGCGACAGGCTACAAGAGCAATGTCACTTCTTGGCTCAAGGTGCATA TTACTGAGTTGGCTGATTGGATTCCTGTTTAA
- the LOC122008935 gene encoding indole-3-pyruvate monooxygenase YUCCA1-like isoform X1, whose amino-acid sequence MQDRVVVWGIYMTGLLSGEGGDEEQLRPPPVLQVKVYGSAVESSVKRAWFAGLLIVGAGPAGLATAACLKARGVPALVLERERCAASSWKLRTYERLRLHLPKKYCALPLMPFPKELPEYPTRQQFVDYLDCYVDRFALAPLYGVEVAQAEYDPSLGFWRVRAAAAGFAGGSGGGVEFVSRWLVVATGENAEAVWPETIGVAAFHGKVLHTSCYDKGDEHRGERVLVVGCGNSGMEVALDLCDNDAKLHILPRDIFGISTFGLSMFLLKWLPVKAADALLLSIARLVLGDTGKYGIARPSRGPLELKTATGKTPVLDVGTFAKIKSGQIKGFVQVVPDVNQYTSRGAEFVDGTHREFDSIILATGYKSNVTSWLKEEDFFSKKDGFPKTAFPHNWKGKNGLYATGFTRRGLLGASMDAHKIAEDIASQWNTKANPLEL is encoded by the exons ATGCAAGATCGAGTCGTGGTTTGGGGCATTTATATGACGGGGTTGCTGAGCGGCGAGGGAGGGGATGAGGAGCAGCTGCGGCCGCCGCCGGTGCTGCAGGTGAAGGTGTATGGCTCGGCCGTGGAGTCGAGTGTGAAGCGGGCGTGGTTCGCGGGTCTGCTGATCGTGGGGGCGGGGCCAGCGGGGCTGGCCACCGCCGCGTGCCTCAAGGCCAGAGGCGTCCCGGCGCTGGTCCTGGAGAGGGAGCGCTGCGCCGCGTCGTCGTGGAAGCTGCGCACCTACGAGCGCCTCCGACTCCACCTACCGAAGAAGTACTGCGCGCTGCCGCTGATGCCCTTCCCGAAGGAGCTTCCCGAGTACCCCACACGGCAGCAGTTCGTCGACTACCTCGACTGCTACGTCGATCGCTTCGCCCTCGCGCCGCTCTACGGCGTCGAGGTCGCGCAAGCGGAGTACGATCCGTCCCTGGGCTTCTGGCGCGTCCGTGCCGCCGCCGCCGGCTTCGCCGGAGGCAGCGGCGGCGGAGTGGAGTTCGTGTCGAGGTGGTTGGTGGTGGCGACGGGCGAGAATGCGGAGGCGGTGTGGCCGGAGACCATCGGAGTGGCGGCGTTCCACGGCAAGGTGCTGCACACCAGCTGCTACGACAAGGGGGACGAGCACCGTGGCGAACGGGTCCTCGTGGTGGGCTGCGGCAACTCCGGCATGGAGGTCGCCTTGGACCTCTGCGACAACGATGCCAAG TTGCACATATTGCCGAGGGACATATTTGGAATCTCCACCTTCGGGCTTTCCATGTTCCTGCTCAAGTGGCTTCCGGTTAAAGCGGCAGACGCCCTCCTCCTTTCGATCGCCAGACTCGTCTTGGGCGACACCGGTAAGTACGGGATCGCGCGGCCATCGCGCGGCCCCCTAGAGCTCAAAACCGCCACCGGCAAGACTCCAGTGCTCGACGTCGGCACCTTCGCCAAGATCAAGAGCGGCCAAATcaag GGTTTTGTGCAGGTGGTCCCTGATGTGAACCAGTACACAAGCAGAGGGGCAGAATTTGTGGATGGTACACACCGGGAATTTGACTCCATCATCTTGGCGACAGGCTACAAGAGCAATGTCACTTCTTGGCTCAAG GAGGAGGATTTCTTCAGCAAGAAAGATGGCTTTCCTAAGACTGCCTTCCCTCATAATTGGAAAGGAAAGAATGGACTCTATGCTACTGGTTTCACAAGGAGAGGGTTGTTGGGAGCttccatggatgcccacaagataGCAGAGGATATAGCCAGCCAATGGAATACCAAGGCCAATCCCTTGGAGCTGTAA